In one window of Chryseobacterium phocaeense DNA:
- a CDS encoding AraC family transcriptional regulator gives MINLSGNVHIHFNEIQKIVDHIEEHFDREITADEIECLSQYSYRNFQRIFFKIFNETISGFQKRLRLEKSYKKLIYTTDKISDIAWEVGYLNIQSFSKAFKKQYQLSPAEARKQKQEIFNAFIDSKTSDFRYEIKYKDAVSVYGTFIKAKDYNNHEINDLWDVIEHENRDPFSAYGIIRDQPLITSGSHCRYGATISKEGSGLRKMDIFGGKYIRFAHYGSFDTILETYRSFYRFWLTQPDLLLDNSDVIEEYLQADTGENITYIYFPLYS, from the coding sequence GTGATAAATCTTTCCGGAAACGTGCACATCCATTTTAATGAAATTCAGAAGATCGTTGACCATATCGAAGAACACTTCGACCGGGAGATTACGGCTGATGAAATAGAATGCCTGTCACAATATTCTTACCGGAATTTTCAACGGATTTTTTTTAAGATTTTTAATGAAACCATTTCGGGCTTTCAAAAGAGGCTCCGGCTTGAAAAGTCTTATAAAAAACTGATTTATACCACAGATAAAATCTCTGATATTGCCTGGGAAGTGGGCTATCTCAATATCCAGTCCTTTTCAAAAGCATTTAAAAAACAATACCAGCTGTCCCCAGCAGAAGCCAGAAAGCAGAAACAGGAGATTTTTAACGCATTTATAGATTCGAAAACTTCCGATTTCCGGTACGAAATAAAATACAAGGATGCGGTTTCCGTATACGGGACGTTTATCAAAGCTAAAGATTATAACAATCATGAAATTAATGATTTGTGGGATGTCATTGAGCATGAAAACCGCGATCCCTTTTCTGCTTACGGGATCATACGTGATCAGCCTCTAATTACGAGCGGTTCCCACTGTAGGTATGGAGCGACTATTTCAAAAGAAGGTTCAGGCCTGCGGAAAATGGATATTTTTGGAGGAAAATACATCAGATTTGCTCATTACGGAAGTTTTGATACTATTCTGGAAACCTACCGTTCTTTTTATCGTTTCTGGCTTACGCAGCCGGATCTTTTACTTGATAATTCGGATGTTATTGAAGAATATCTGCAGGCCGATACCGGAGAAAATATTACCTACATCTACTTTCCGCTGTATTCTTAA
- a CDS encoding amino acid permease, translating to MNSEQNTEPKDGALVRGLTNRHIQLIALGGAIGTGLFLGIGPAAVLAGPSVILGYALAGIIAFFIMRQLGEMVVQEPVSGSFSHFAYKYWGSFPGFASGWNYWILYILVSMAELTAIGHYIHFWWPEIPLWVSSLFFFIVINALNLASVKVYGETEFWFSIIKVVAIIGMIVFGIYLLLSGTGGDKASIQNLWNDGGFFPKGFFNKSESGYSGLFAAMAMIMFSFGGLELIGITAAEAKNPEKTIPKATNQVIYRILIFYVGALVILFSLSPWREITEGTSPFVMVFQNLNGFTLNIFGNTIHFNVLIANILNLIVLTAALSVYNSSVYSNSRMLFGLAQQGNAPKFLKKLNKNSVPTNAILVSSCFAGICIIINKLVPEKAFEYLMALVVSTLIINWLMICYTHLKFRKEKDRQGVKTGFPSIFYPVSNYICIIFLLTILVLMSITGMEIQVILIPVWLVFLFVMFKLYKAK from the coding sequence ATGAACAGCGAACAGAATACGGAGCCTAAAGACGGGGCTCTGGTAAGAGGATTAACCAACAGACATATTCAACTTATTGCCCTTGGAGGGGCTATCGGAACCGGGCTGTTTCTCGGGATCGGACCTGCAGCAGTTTTAGCCGGGCCATCCGTGATTCTGGGGTATGCATTAGCAGGAATTATTGCATTTTTTATTATGCGTCAGCTTGGCGAAATGGTTGTTCAGGAGCCTGTTTCCGGAAGTTTCAGTCATTTTGCGTATAAATATTGGGGAAGTTTTCCTGGTTTTGCTTCAGGATGGAATTACTGGATCCTCTACATCCTGGTCAGCATGGCCGAACTCACCGCCATTGGTCATTATATCCATTTCTGGTGGCCGGAAATCCCGCTCTGGGTTTCCAGCTTGTTCTTTTTTATTGTTATCAATGCCTTAAATCTGGCATCTGTAAAAGTATACGGAGAAACGGAATTCTGGTTTTCCATTATTAAAGTGGTGGCGATTATCGGAATGATTGTCTTTGGGATCTATTTATTACTGAGTGGTACCGGCGGAGATAAGGCCAGCATTCAGAATTTATGGAATGACGGCGGATTTTTCCCCAAAGGATTTTTTAATAAAAGTGAAAGCGGCTATTCCGGTCTTTTTGCTGCCATGGCGATGATTATGTTCTCTTTCGGAGGATTGGAATTAATAGGGATTACCGCTGCAGAAGCCAAAAATCCTGAAAAGACCATTCCAAAAGCGACCAATCAGGTGATCTACAGAATTTTAATTTTCTATGTAGGAGCTTTGGTTATTCTGTTTTCACTGAGCCCGTGGAGGGAGATTACAGAAGGAACCAGCCCGTTTGTGATGGTTTTTCAGAATCTGAACGGATTTACATTAAATATTTTTGGCAACACCATTCATTTCAACGTACTGATTGCAAATATCCTGAATCTGATTGTTCTGACAGCAGCTTTGTCCGTTTACAACAGCAGTGTTTACAGCAACAGCAGAATGCTTTTCGGACTGGCACAGCAGGGGAATGCCCCGAAATTTTTAAAGAAACTGAATAAAAACAGTGTTCCTACCAATGCAATTCTGGTATCATCCTGTTTTGCCGGAATCTGTATTATCATTAATAAACTGGTTCCTGAAAAAGCATTTGAATATCTAATGGCGCTGGTGGTTTCCACCTTAATTATCAACTGGCTGATGATCTGCTACACTCATTTAAAATTCAGAAAAGAAAAAGACCGCCAAGGAGTGAAGACGGGATTCCCTTCCATATTTTATCCGGTTTCAAATTATATCTGTATTATTTTCTTACTGACTATTCTGGTATTGATGAGTATTACCGGCATGGAAATCCAGGTGATTTTAATTCCGGTATGGCTGGTCTTCCTGTTTGTGATGTTTAAATTATATAAGGCAAAATAA
- a CDS encoding helix-turn-helix domain-containing protein: MKVCGQNIRKIRRSRDLTQEYMAFEMGISQKAYSDIENSKVKINLEILTKISDILDIKPSDICSISHKCGNDASEDKYQSLLEYMKKNNISIPEEFL, translated from the coding sequence ATGAAAGTATGTGGTCAAAATATCAGGAAAATCCGTAGAAGCAGAGACCTGACCCAGGAGTATATGGCTTTTGAAATGGGCATTTCCCAAAAGGCCTATTCGGATATTGAAAATTCCAAGGTTAAAATTAATCTGGAGATACTGACTAAGATCTCGGATATTCTGGATATTAAGCCTTCCGACATCTGCAGTATTTCGCACAAATGCGGAAATGATGCGTCTGAAGACAAATATCAATCACTTTTGGAGTATATGAAAAAGAACAATATTTCTATTCCGGAGGAGTTTTTGTAG
- the ccoN gene encoding cytochrome-c oxidase, cbb3-type subunit I — METQKFNYDNNIVRAFLYATIVFGLVGFLLGLSAALMLFYPELPEFLFGTDDTTIQSLRSGNIQGLINTQGAMGFGRIRMLHTSAVIFAFVCNSFFCGAYYSMQRLLKTRMYSDTLSWIHFWTWQLMIVAVVITFLMGINTSKEYAEHEWPIDILITFSWVVFGINMFGTIAKRRVRHLYVAIWFYIATWIAVAMLHIFNNLEVPLSFTSWKSYSVYAGVKDALVQWWYGHNAVAFVLTTPVLGLMYYFMPKAAQRPVFSYKLSIIHFWSLIFVYLWAGPHHLQYTALPAWAQAVGTGFSIMLIAPSWGGMLNGLLTLRGAWDKVRENPILKFFVVAITCYGMATFEGPLLATKSLNKIGHYTDWVIGHVHLGALGWNGFMAFGVVYYLIPIMWRTPLWSKKLANWHFWLGTLGIIFYAVPMYISGFTQGLMWKQFNPDGTLLWKNWLDTVTAIIPYFKMRFLGGILYLSGAILMVVNVIKTVRSGSFQKNVPAEAPALADIGTGRKEGEGVHLWLERTPKLLSILAFITVAIGGLIEIVPTLSLKQSVPEITAVKPYTPLELEGRDLYIREGCNSCHSQMIRPFRDEVVRFEGKNGQYSKAGEFVYDRPFLWGSKRTGPDLHREGGRNPDSWHFKHMYNPRITSAGSIMPRFPWLITNKLDRSQMVDKMKLMKNSFDVPYSKAEIDSAGKWADNQSKAIVKRIYAEAGDVRDQMEKERTAKGATYVPLEQREIVAMIAYLQRLGTDIKTTQIQTASAE; from the coding sequence ATGGAGACGCAAAAATTCAATTATGACAATAATATTGTCAGAGCATTCCTGTATGCTACTATCGTATTCGGCTTAGTCGGTTTCCTGCTGGGACTTTCGGCGGCGCTGATGCTTTTCTACCCTGAGCTTCCGGAGTTTTTATTCGGGACAGATGATACCACCATCCAGAGTCTGAGAAGCGGAAATATCCAGGGCCTGATCAATACCCAGGGAGCTATGGGATTCGGAAGGATCAGAATGCTTCATACAAGTGCCGTAATTTTTGCTTTCGTATGTAATTCCTTCTTCTGTGGTGCCTATTACAGCATGCAGAGACTTTTAAAAACAAGAATGTACAGCGATACGCTTTCCTGGATCCATTTCTGGACCTGGCAGTTGATGATTGTTGCCGTAGTGATCACCTTCCTGATGGGAATCAACACTTCCAAAGAATATGCAGAACACGAATGGCCTATCGATATCCTGATCACCTTCTCATGGGTTGTTTTCGGAATCAATATGTTCGGAACCATTGCCAAAAGAAGGGTAAGACACCTCTATGTCGCTATCTGGTTTTATATTGCCACCTGGATTGCCGTAGCGATGCTGCATATCTTTAATAACCTTGAGGTTCCCTTATCATTCACAAGCTGGAAATCCTATTCCGTATATGCCGGTGTAAAAGATGCTCTTGTACAATGGTGGTATGGCCACAATGCCGTAGCATTCGTACTGACCACTCCGGTACTGGGTCTGATGTATTATTTCATGCCGAAAGCGGCACAGCGTCCCGTATTCTCTTATAAATTATCCATTATTCACTTTTGGTCGCTGATTTTCGTATACCTGTGGGCGGGCCCTCACCACCTTCAGTATACAGCGCTTCCGGCATGGGCTCAGGCCGTGGGAACAGGATTCTCTATCATGCTGATTGCCCCTTCATGGGGAGGAATGCTGAACGGACTTCTTACGCTTAGAGGAGCCTGGGATAAAGTACGGGAAAACCCGATCCTTAAGTTCTTTGTGGTAGCAATCACCTGTTACGGTATGGCTACTTTTGAAGGTCCGTTACTGGCTACAAAATCTTTAAATAAAATCGGGCACTACACGGATTGGGTAATTGGGCACGTACATTTAGGTGCGCTTGGATGGAATGGTTTTATGGCTTTTGGAGTGGTGTATTACCTTATTCCGATTATGTGGAGAACACCGTTATGGTCTAAAAAATTAGCCAACTGGCACTTCTGGCTGGGAACACTGGGGATTATCTTCTATGCGGTTCCAATGTATATTTCAGGATTCACGCAGGGACTGATGTGGAAACAGTTCAACCCGGACGGAACCCTGCTGTGGAAAAACTGGCTGGATACGGTTACTGCAATCATTCCATACTTTAAAATGAGATTCTTAGGCGGCATTCTTTATCTGTCCGGAGCTATTCTGATGGTGGTGAATGTGATTAAAACCGTAAGATCAGGTTCATTCCAGAAAAATGTTCCTGCAGAAGCACCGGCACTGGCAGATATCGGTACCGGAAGAAAAGAAGGCGAAGGCGTACACCTCTGGCTGGAAAGAACCCCTAAATTACTTTCCATACTGGCTTTTATCACGGTTGCTATAGGCGGACTGATAGAAATTGTTCCTACCCTCTCCCTTAAACAGAGTGTTCCGGAAATCACGGCCGTAAAACCTTATACACCGCTTGAGCTGGAAGGAAGAGACCTCTATATCCGTGAAGGCTGTAATTCCTGTCACTCCCAGATGATCCGGCCTTTCCGTGATGAGGTGGTAAGATTTGAAGGCAAGAACGGACAGTATTCCAAAGCGGGAGAATTTGTGTACGACCGGCCATTCTTATGGGGTTCAAAACGAACCGGACCTGATCTTCACAGAGAAGGAGGCAGAAACCCGGATTCATGGCACTTTAAGCATATGTACAATCCAAGAATCACTTCTGCAGGCTCTATTATGCCCCGTTTCCCATGGCTGATCACCAATAAACTGGACCGGAGCCAGATGGTGGACAAGATGAAACTGATGAAAAATTCTTTTGATGTTCCTTATTCAAAAGCGGAAATAGATTCTGCTGGAAAATGGGCAGATAACCAATCCAAAGCAATTGTAAAAAGAATCTATGCTGAAGCGGGAGATGTGAGAGATCAGATGGAAAAAGAAAGAACGGCAAAAGGAGCAACGTATGTTCCGCTTGAGCAAAGAGAAATTGTAGCCATGATCGCCTATCTTCAGAGACTGGGAACCGATATTAAAACTACACAGATCCAGACCGCAAGTGCTGAGTAA
- a CDS encoding cbb3-type cytochrome c oxidase N-terminal domain-containing protein, translated as MKKRTPVSIYIATTIGLTIMAFEMFAADSGYFSSPFFWALLVIAVILLMIMNSIGDLVENENFSRLSEEEKKAYLIEKNTPYYQKLWNSAFKKQSATEEKDILIDHGFDGITELDNSLPKWWIGLFWFGCIFCVVYLTAFAFTEYAHPEAEYDKEVKTMLASIAEYEKSAPKIDLETAKYSADNIAEGQELFKTNCVTCHGDGGKGGIGPNLTDTHWINIKEKSLFKNVFWMLENGSPNNPTMRPFIKDGTITGKDAEKIAAYIYHINRETSPITPAQGGAAPQGEEVKWENGNN; from the coding sequence ATGAAAAAGAGAACACCCGTTTCAATATATATCGCAACAACGATAGGCTTAACGATTATGGCTTTTGAGATGTTCGCCGCAGATTCCGGTTATTTTTCTTCACCCTTTTTCTGGGCGCTGCTGGTAATTGCTGTGATTCTTCTGATGATCATGAACTCTATCGGGGATCTGGTTGAAAATGAAAATTTCAGCAGACTATCCGAAGAGGAAAAGAAAGCCTATTTAATTGAAAAAAATACACCATATTACCAAAAGCTATGGAATTCAGCGTTCAAAAAACAGTCTGCTACCGAAGAAAAAGATATTCTGATCGATCACGGTTTTGACGGAATTACGGAGCTGGACAACTCGCTTCCGAAGTGGTGGATTGGTCTGTTCTGGTTCGGATGTATATTCTGTGTAGTTTATCTCACCGCATTTGCCTTCACAGAATACGCCCACCCTGAAGCTGAATATGACAAAGAAGTGAAAACCATGCTTGCATCCATCGCGGAATATGAAAAAAGTGCTCCCAAGATCGATCTGGAAACAGCAAAATACAGTGCAGACAACATCGCTGAAGGTCAGGAACTGTTCAAAACCAACTGTGTCACCTGTCACGGTGACGGCGGGAAAGGCGGCATAGGCCCGAACCTCACGGATACGCACTGGATCAATATCAAAGAAAAAAGTCTGTTTAAAAATGTGTTCTGGATGCTTGAAAACGGTTCACCGAATAATCCCACGATGCGCCCATTTATTAAAGACGGAACCATTACAGGAAAAGATGCTGAAAAAATTGCGGCTTACATCTACCATATTAACCGGGAAACTTCGCCTATCACCCCTGCTCAGGGTGGTGCGGCTCCTCAGGGAGAAGAAGTGAAATGGGAAAACGGGAATAATTGA
- a CDS encoding translocation/assembly module TamB domain-containing protein, whose protein sequence is MKIKINKRKLLRRIAITFISILVFLTLLILSLRLPAVQNFIKDKLVVYLEKKIKTQVSLERVYIGFPNSLVMENLYLKGQDVDTLLAVKKLDVGLNMLKLINSTADITSVDLEGARANVVRKPNGTFNFDYIINAFATSDKEESPSKPFIISLDKINLKDIGVTFNDQQSRNDIQLYFKSFDTRVKKFDLSKNTYAVNDINLDGLKLKLKQDLLEEVSKKVEKKVDSLNDKKPMNIGLRGIKLTNFDIDYGDDNTKTFAKVLFKELSTKVNKLDLEHNAYNVSTVFLSGADINANLYLPAQNANPKDQKETEVSKVSDQDKAMKVILGKLVLNDVKAVYNNTAIAPTRQGMDFNHMNFSRMNVEVRNFKMENNTFAGTVNSAEIKEGRGLDIQKFNTDFVYAEKQAYLKDLYLQTPKTLIRDEVVLNYESIDQLTSNPGAVKISANIKDSKIGFADILNIVPTLRNTVPFNKYPNAVLNVNANVQGLVNDLLIKDLKVSGLDQLRVAASGRIKSAMKPENLYYDLRIGEFSAEAKTVYNLVPKNTIPSNIALPSHFSIKGNAKGTTKLVKTDLNLYSTLGNAAIVADVDMSRKNRELYDVKANLQAIQMGKIIKNKDIGPITAQISAKGQSFDFKNANADLKGHVASAVYKGYRYQNMDLTGKINKGVYHIVLNSKDPNANLNLTASGVYNEKNPTVKINGEVIKLDVNKLGFYEKPMIIAGKIDGDFSSLNPDALNGYLNLKDFAFSDTKEVYPVQEVNLKASSTQDSTQIIFNSQIADVSLKGKYKLTQIFGALTQTINQYYQFQKPAKAQKIDPGQYFTFNAKIKNDDLIRKFVPDLKTFETINLTGNYDADSQKIEIDGQIPQLLYGENSLESIALKVTNENQALQYSLNAGALRSSSFTLKKIAITGDVADNIINYNVTTKDDKDATQFLIAGNAKSLNDITEISLNPNGLKLNYSDWNVAENNKIQISSKGILADNFILSNAGSEISLQSETESPGSPLNVSLKDFKIETITELIKKDTVLAKGTINGTAQLRDVTKNLTFTSDLNISDLIVYGNPVGNLAVKVNNTSQNILNADVALSGNNNDVKILGDYNTSSSTFDLNMAINQLQMKSIQGFSMNAITNTEGYISGNLKITGTTDKPNILGKVKFNDAGLEIAKTGSDFRKLNDEIDFTSRGIEFDRFKINDKDGNSLVINGQVLTQTYRDFAFNLDVNAKDFKVVNSEKSNEAMMYGILAIDAGLHIRGNLDLPKVDGRLAVSDKTDFTFVLPQSSPSLQERDGIVEFIDQDQVVLNKTIKADSLKAESRFKGMDVSVNIEVSKEAKLSIVIDKANGDFVKLQGEAELTGGIDPSGKTTLVGVYEVEKGSYELSVSVLKRKFDIQKGSTITWTGEPTAATMDITAVYKTEAPPIDLVEQQVSGEDASVMNQFKQRIPFNTLLKMKGELLKPQITFDITTDEKNNSVSSTVTDIVDQKLTQLRTQESEMNKQVFALLLLNRFIGENPFESGAGMSAESMARQSVSKILSQQLNNLASGLIKGVDIDLGLDSSEDYSSGEKNTRTDLNVGISKKLLNDRLKVSVGSNFALEGEARQNENTTNIAGNVTIDYNLSKDGRYMLRAYRKDEYQVALQGQIIETGLGFIITLDYDKFREIFQKSKKERRKKENKNNEMVEFK, encoded by the coding sequence TTGAAAATTAAAATCAACAAAAGAAAACTGCTGAGGCGTATTGCAATAACCTTTATTTCAATATTGGTTTTTCTTACCCTGCTGATTCTGAGCCTGAGGCTCCCTGCCGTTCAAAATTTCATCAAGGACAAACTGGTTGTATATCTTGAAAAAAAAATCAAGACCCAAGTAAGCCTGGAAAGAGTGTATATAGGATTTCCCAACAGCCTGGTGATGGAAAACCTTTATCTTAAAGGACAGGATGTGGATACGCTTCTTGCCGTTAAAAAATTGGATGTAGGCTTAAATATGCTGAAGCTGATCAATTCCACAGCAGATATTACTTCTGTAGACCTTGAAGGCGCCCGGGCCAATGTGGTACGGAAACCCAACGGGACTTTTAATTTCGATTATATCATCAATGCATTTGCAACAAGCGACAAAGAGGAAAGTCCTTCCAAACCGTTCATTATTTCCCTGGATAAAATTAATTTAAAAGATATTGGCGTTACCTTCAACGACCAGCAGTCCAGGAACGACATTCAATTGTATTTCAAATCATTTGATACCCGCGTAAAAAAGTTTGATCTCAGTAAAAATACCTATGCCGTTAACGACATAAATCTTGACGGGCTCAAATTAAAATTAAAGCAGGATCTTCTTGAAGAGGTTTCAAAAAAAGTAGAAAAAAAGGTAGATTCATTGAATGATAAAAAGCCGATGAATATTGGCCTGAGAGGCATAAAACTCACAAATTTCGATATTGATTACGGCGATGATAATACCAAAACTTTTGCGAAGGTATTGTTTAAAGAATTAAGCACCAAAGTCAACAAACTGGATCTGGAGCATAACGCTTATAATGTTTCCACTGTTTTTCTTTCCGGCGCAGATATTAATGCCAATCTTTATCTTCCCGCACAAAACGCCAACCCAAAAGACCAGAAAGAGACTGAAGTTTCCAAAGTTTCGGACCAGGATAAAGCGATGAAAGTCATCCTTGGCAAGCTTGTCCTGAACGATGTAAAAGCCGTTTATAACAACACGGCCATCGCTCCGACCCGACAGGGAATGGATTTCAACCACATGAATTTCTCCAGAATGAACGTGGAAGTAAGAAATTTCAAAATGGAGAACAATACCTTTGCGGGAACGGTCAATTCAGCAGAAATTAAGGAAGGGCGAGGCCTGGATATCCAGAAATTCAATACGGATTTTGTGTATGCCGAAAAGCAGGCTTATTTAAAAGACCTGTACCTTCAGACCCCAAAAACGCTGATCCGTGATGAGGTGGTTTTAAATTACGAATCCATTGACCAGCTGACCTCAAATCCAGGCGCTGTAAAGATTTCAGCGAATATTAAAGATTCCAAAATTGGTTTCGCGGACATTTTAAATATTGTTCCTACCCTAAGAAATACGGTTCCGTTCAATAAATATCCAAACGCCGTTTTGAACGTCAATGCGAACGTCCAGGGACTGGTGAATGACCTACTGATCAAAGATCTTAAAGTATCAGGTCTGGATCAGCTGAGAGTGGCTGCATCCGGAAGGATCAAAAGCGCTATGAAACCTGAGAATCTGTACTATGATCTGCGGATCGGGGAATTCTCTGCGGAAGCTAAAACAGTGTACAATCTTGTTCCGAAAAATACGATTCCGTCCAATATTGCCCTGCCTTCGCATTTCAGCATCAAAGGAAATGCAAAAGGAACCACCAAGCTAGTGAAAACAGACCTTAACCTCTACTCTACCCTCGGAAATGCAGCAATTGTTGCCGATGTGGATATGAGCAGAAAAAACCGCGAGTTGTATGACGTAAAGGCCAATCTCCAGGCGATTCAGATGGGAAAAATCATTAAAAATAAAGACATAGGTCCCATTACGGCACAGATTTCAGCCAAAGGACAAAGTTTTGATTTCAAAAATGCCAATGCAGATCTCAAAGGCCATGTGGCATCCGCAGTTTACAAAGGCTACCGTTACCAGAATATGGATTTGACGGGAAAAATCAACAAAGGAGTTTACCATATTGTTCTTAATTCAAAAGATCCGAACGCAAATCTGAATTTAACAGCTTCAGGTGTTTACAATGAAAAAAATCCTACTGTAAAAATCAACGGTGAGGTGATCAAGCTTGATGTGAATAAACTTGGATTCTACGAGAAACCCATGATCATTGCAGGAAAAATCGACGGGGATTTTTCAAGCCTTAATCCGGATGCCCTGAACGGTTATCTGAACCTTAAGGATTTCGCGTTTTCCGATACAAAAGAAGTATATCCGGTACAGGAAGTGAATCTGAAAGCTTCTTCCACCCAGGACTCCACTCAGATTATTTTCAACTCCCAGATTGCAGATGTCTCTTTAAAAGGGAAATATAAACTGACGCAGATATTCGGAGCATTAACGCAGACCATCAACCAGTATTACCAGTTTCAGAAGCCTGCCAAGGCGCAGAAAATAGATCCCGGGCAGTATTTTACCTTCAATGCGAAGATTAAAAATGATGACCTGATCAGGAAATTTGTTCCGGACCTGAAAACCTTTGAAACCATTAACTTAACCGGAAATTACGATGCGGATTCCCAGAAAATAGAGATCGACGGACAGATCCCGCAACTCCTATATGGTGAAAATTCGTTAGAAAGTATTGCTTTAAAAGTCACCAATGAAAACCAGGCACTGCAGTACAGTTTGAACGCCGGTGCTTTAAGGAGCTCCAGCTTTACCCTGAAAAAAATTGCCATAACCGGGGATGTTGCAGACAATATCATCAATTATAACGTTACCACGAAAGATGATAAAGATGCCACACAGTTCCTGATTGCAGGAAATGCAAAATCACTGAATGACATCACTGAAATCTCACTGAACCCGAATGGCTTAAAACTAAATTATTCGGACTGGAACGTGGCCGAAAACAATAAAATACAGATCAGCAGCAAAGGAATTCTGGCCGATAATTTTATCCTGTCTAATGCAGGAAGTGAAATTTCCCTTCAGTCTGAAACCGAAAGCCCAGGTAGCCCTTTAAATGTTTCGCTAAAAGATTTTAAAATTGAGACCATTACAGAACTGATCAAAAAAGATACGGTGCTGGCAAAAGGAACCATTAACGGAACCGCACAGCTCAGGGATGTGACCAAAAACCTGACCTTCACTTCCGACCTGAACATTTCAGATCTTATCGTCTATGGAAACCCTGTCGGAAATCTTGCGGTAAAAGTTAATAATACTTCACAGAATATCTTAAATGCCGATGTTGCCCTTTCCGGGAATAATAATGATGTGAAAATCCTTGGGGATTACAATACTTCTTCGAGCACATTTGATCTGAATATGGCGATCAACCAGCTTCAGATGAAGAGTATACAGGGATTCTCCATGAATGCCATCACCAATACGGAAGGATATATTTCAGGAAATTTAAAGATCACCGGAACTACCGATAAACCTAATATTTTAGGTAAGGTAAAGTTCAATGATGCAGGCCTGGAAATTGCCAAAACAGGCAGTGATTTCAGAAAACTGAATGATGAAATTGACTTCACCAGCCGAGGGATTGAGTTTGACAGGTTTAAAATTAATGACAAAGACGGAAATTCCCTTGTGATCAACGGGCAGGTACTGACACAGACTTACAGGGACTTCGCCTTTAATCTGGATGTGAATGCCAAAGATTTCAAGGTGGTCAATTCCGAAAAATCCAATGAAGCCATGATGTATGGAATCCTTGCTATTGATGCAGGGCTACACATCCGAGGAAACCTGGACTTACCGAAAGTTGACGGCAGACTGGCGGTTTCCGATAAAACGGATTTCACTTTTGTTCTTCCTCAATCCAGCCCTTCATTACAGGAAAGAGACGGAATTGTTGAGTTTATCGATCAGGATCAGGTGGTTCTGAATAAAACCATCAAAGCAGATTCCCTGAAAGCCGAAAGCCGTTTCAAGGGAATGGATGTGAGTGTGAATATTGAAGTCAGCAAGGAAGCTAAATTATCCATTGTAATTGATAAAGCCAACGGTGATTTTGTAAAACTTCAGGGAGAAGCAGAACTGACGGGAGGAATAGATCCTTCAGGAAAAACAACCCTTGTGGGCGTGTATGAAGTTGAAAAAGGTTCTTATGAGCTTTCAGTGAGTGTCCTGAAACGTAAATTCGATATTCAGAAAGGAAGTACCATAACTTGGACCGGGGAACCTACAGCTGCGACCATGGATATTACGGCTGTTTATAAAACCGAGGCTCCTCCTATTGACCTTGTGGAACAGCAGGTAAGCGGTGAGGACGCTTCCGTAATGAACCAGTTTAAACAGAGAATTCCTTTCAATACTTTACTGAAAATGAAAGGTGAACTTCTGAAACCACAGATCACTTTTGATATTACCACGGATGAAAAGAACAATTCAGTTTCGTCTACAGTAACAGATATTGTTGACCAGAAACTAACCCAGCTCAGAACCCAGGAATCTGAAATGAATAAGCAGGTTTTTGCGCTTCTTTTACTAAACCGTTTCATTGGGGAGAATCCGTTTGAATCCGGTGCAGGGATGTCTGCTGAGTCTATGGCCAGACAGAGTGTGAGTAAAATCCTTTCTCAGCAGCTGAACAATCTGGCTTCCGGACTGATCAAGGGTGTAGATATTGACTTAGGTCTTGATTCTTCTGAAGATTATTCCAGCGGTGAAAAAAACACCAGAACAGACCTTAATGTTGGCATCAGCAAAAAATTACTGAACGACCGCCTGAAGGTTTCTGTGGGAAGTAATTTTGCCCTGGAAGGGGAAGCCCGTCAAAATGAAAACACAACCAATATTGCAGGAAATGTAACGATAGATTACAACCTGTCAAAAGACGGAAGATATATGCTGAGAGCGTACCGTAAGGATGAATACCAGGTAGCGCTTCAGGGACAGATTATAGAAACAGGACTAGGATTTATCATCACGCTTGACTATGATAAATTCCGGGAGATCTTTCAGAAATCCAAGAAAGAAAGACGTAAAAAAGAAAACAAGAATAACGAGATGGTAGAATTTAAATAA